One part of the uncultured Celeribacter sp. genome encodes these proteins:
- a CDS encoding DUF2793 domain-containing protein — MSETPRFNLPLLAAAQAQKHVTVNEALSRLDALMQLRLVSVSETTPPLSAAEGTAYGVPSGAVNAWAGQGGQIAVYVNGGWAFVPAGLGMRAYVEDDNGWAGFDGSEWVAGLQALSANGAGMVARVIEIDHSLSSGASSHVSYAMPGQTVVFGVTGRVLSDITGSGVTGFSVGVSGSENRYGSGLSLAAGSWLRGLSGAPVTYYAPEDLILTAEGGSFTGGTVRLAIHGLQFTLPQA; from the coding sequence ATGAGTGAGACCCCCCGGTTCAACCTGCCGCTTTTGGCAGCGGCCCAGGCCCAGAAACATGTCACTGTGAACGAGGCCCTCAGCCGGCTGGATGCGCTGATGCAGTTGCGTCTTGTGTCGGTCAGCGAAACCACGCCACCGCTGTCGGCGGCAGAGGGCACGGCCTATGGGGTGCCGTCTGGGGCCGTGAATGCATGGGCCGGGCAGGGCGGCCAGATCGCGGTCTATGTCAACGGTGGCTGGGCCTTTGTGCCCGCCGGTCTGGGTATGCGCGCCTACGTTGAAGATGACAATGGCTGGGCGGGCTTCGATGGCAGCGAATGGGTCGCGGGGCTGCAAGCCCTGTCAGCCAACGGCGCGGGCATGGTGGCGCGGGTGATCGAGATTGACCACAGCCTGAGCAGCGGTGCGAGCTCCCATGTCAGCTATGCCATGCCCGGTCAAACGGTGGTCTTCGGGGTGACAGGACGAGTGCTCAGCGACATCACCGGCAGTGGTGTGACCGGCTTTTCTGTGGGTGTTTCCGGCTCAGAAAACCGCTATGGATCGGGGCTGTCGCTGGCAGCCGGCAGTTGGCTGCGCGGCCTCAGCGGAGCGCCTGTCACCTATTATGCGCCTGAAGATCTTATCCTGACGGCGGAGGGCGGCAGCTTTACCGGGGGCACGGTACGATTGGCGATCCACGGTCTGCAGTTCACTTTGCCACAGGCGTAA
- a CDS encoding fructose bisphosphate aldolase — protein MSIQEMTAKMGAGQGFIAALDQSGGSTPKALKLYGVDESEYSGDAEMFDMVHAMRSRIMQSPSFTGDKVIGAILFEMTMDRDVAGKPTSKFLWEEKGIVPFLKIDKGLEAEANGVQLMKPMPGLDDLLARAFDLGVFGTKERSVINAANPEGIKAVVDQQFEVGEQVIKAGLMPILEPEVTITIADKAEAEAILRDEILKHLDAMDDSKQVMLKLSLPSEANFYKPLVDHPRVLKVVALSGGYSRDEANEILSQNTGMIASFSRALSEGLNAKQSDAEFDATLKAAVDSIHAASIAG, from the coding sequence ATGTCGATTCAAGAAATGACCGCAAAAATGGGCGCAGGCCAGGGCTTCATCGCAGCACTCGACCAATCGGGCGGCTCGACGCCGAAAGCACTCAAACTCTACGGCGTCGATGAAAGCGAATATTCCGGCGACGCTGAAATGTTCGACATGGTGCACGCCATGCGCTCACGCATCATGCAATCGCCCTCCTTCACCGGCGACAAGGTGATCGGCGCCATCCTGTTTGAAATGACCATGGATCGCGACGTGGCGGGCAAGCCGACCTCGAAATTCCTCTGGGAAGAAAAAGGCATCGTGCCCTTCCTGAAAATCGACAAGGGGCTGGAAGCCGAAGCCAACGGCGTGCAGCTGATGAAACCCATGCCGGGTCTCGACGACCTTCTGGCCCGCGCCTTCGATCTGGGCGTGTTCGGCACCAAAGAACGTTCGGTGATCAACGCCGCCAACCCCGAAGGCATCAAGGCCGTGGTCGATCAGCAATTCGAAGTGGGTGAGCAGGTGATCAAGGCCGGTCTGATGCCGATCCTCGAACCCGAGGTGACGATCACCATCGCCGACAAGGCCGAAGCCGAAGCCATTCTGCGCGACGAGATCCTGAAACATCTCGATGCCATGGACGACAGCAAACAGGTGATGCTGAAACTGTCCCTGCCGAGCGAGGCGAATTTTTACAAGCCGCTGGTCGATCACCCGCGTGTGCTCAAGGTCGTGGCGCTCTCTGGTGGCTACAGCCGCGACGAGGCCAATGAAATCCTCAGCCAGAACACCGGCATGATCGCGTCCTTCTCGCGCGCGCTCTCCGAAGGCCTGAATGCCAAACAGTCCGACGCGGAATTCGACGCCACGCTGAAAGCCGCCGTGGACAGCATCCACGCCGCGTCGATCGCGGGCTGA
- a CDS encoding pyruvate dehydrogenase complex dihydrolipoamide acetyltransferase, which produces MAIELLMPALSPTMEEGTLAKWLVKEGDEISSGDVIAEIETDKATMEFEAVDEGVMGKILVAEGTEGVKVNDPIAILLEEGEDASAMDDMGADASKADAAPAPAAAPASDTAPKADASASAAATPAPAAPVAASGERIFASPLARRIAAQKGLDLTAIKGSGPKGRIVKADVEAADAAPKTEAKQPAAAAPIAASAPAGPSAETVIKMYEGRDYEEIKLDGMRKTIAARLSEAKQTIPHFYLRRDIQLDALLKFRAELNHQLTGKGVKLSVNDFIIKAVANALQEVPTANAVWAGDRVLQLKPSDVAVAVAVEGGLFTPVLKDADMKSLSALSKEMKDLAHRARDRKLAPHEYQGGSFAISNLGMFGIDNFDAIVNPPHAGILAVGAGVKKPVVGEDGEVKVATVMSVTMSVDHRVIDGALGAELLKAIVDNLENPVAMLA; this is translated from the coding sequence ATGGCTATTGAACTTTTGATGCCCGCCCTGTCTCCGACGATGGAGGAAGGCACGCTGGCCAAATGGCTGGTGAAAGAAGGCGACGAAATCTCTTCCGGCGATGTGATCGCCGAGATCGAAACCGACAAGGCGACGATGGAATTCGAAGCCGTGGACGAAGGCGTCATGGGGAAAATCCTCGTGGCCGAAGGCACCGAAGGCGTGAAGGTCAACGATCCGATCGCCATTCTTCTGGAAGAGGGCGAAGACGCCTCTGCCATGGACGACATGGGAGCCGATGCAAGCAAAGCCGACGCAGCCCCCGCCCCGGCGGCGGCTCCGGCCTCCGATACGGCGCCCAAAGCCGATGCCTCCGCATCCGCTGCTGCGACCCCGGCACCGGCGGCCCCTGTCGCAGCCTCAGGCGAGCGCATCTTTGCCTCGCCGCTGGCCCGTCGCATTGCCGCCCAGAAGGGTCTCGACCTGACTGCGATCAAAGGCTCGGGCCCGAAAGGCCGCATCGTGAAAGCCGACGTCGAAGCCGCAGATGCGGCCCCCAAGACAGAGGCCAAGCAACCCGCAGCAGCCGCGCCGATTGCGGCATCCGCACCGGCAGGCCCCTCGGCGGAAACGGTCATCAAGATGTACGAAGGCCGCGACTACGAGGAAATCAAGCTCGACGGCATGCGCAAGACCATCGCCGCACGCCTTTCGGAAGCCAAGCAAACCATCCCGCATTTCTACCTGCGCCGCGATATCCAACTTGATGCGCTACTGAAGTTCCGGGCCGAGCTGAACCACCAGCTCACCGGCAAGGGCGTCAAACTGTCGGTCAATGATTTCATCATCAAGGCCGTCGCCAACGCCCTGCAAGAGGTTCCGACCGCGAACGCCGTCTGGGCCGGGGACCGTGTTCTGCAGCTCAAGCCTTCGGACGTTGCCGTGGCCGTTGCGGTGGAAGGCGGGCTGTTCACGCCGGTTCTGAAAGATGCCGATATGAAATCTCTGTCGGCGCTCTCGAAAGAGATGAAAGATCTGGCCCACCGTGCCCGCGACCGCAAACTTGCGCCGCATGAATATCAGGGCGGATCCTTTGCGATCTCCAACCTCGGCATGTTCGGTATCGACAATTTCGATGCCATTGTGAACCCGCCCCACGCCGGCATTCTCGCCGTTGGCGCAGGCGTCAAGAAGCCCGTGGTTGGCGAAGACGGCGAAGTTAAGGTTGCCACCGTGATGTCCGTCACAATGTCCGTGGACCACCGCGTCATCGACGGTGCGCTTGGGGCAGAGCTGCTCAAGGCCATCGTCGATAATCTGGAAAATCCGGTGGCCATGCTGGCCTGA
- a CDS encoding phosphoglycerate kinase, translating to MAWKTLDDMDLTGKVVLTRVDINVPVENGKVTDTTRIERIKPTIDDILEKGGKPVLMAHFGRPKGKVVPEMSLSLIKDTVAEVLGVPVHIASDCIGTPAKEAVAALGEGEILLLENTRFHEGETKNDPQFAASLAALGDVYVNDAFSAAHRAHGSTEGVAKLLPACAGRLMQAELSALEGALSTPERPVVAVVGGAKVSTKLDLLGNLVRKVDYLVIGGGMANTFLAAEGVDVGKSLCEHDLADTAREIVKKAGEAGCEIILPVDVVVAREFKAGADNEIVPTTECPADAMILDAGPKSVEKITEVFEESKTLIWNGPLGAFEIAPFDAATNAAAQKAAELSKAGTLISVAGGGDTVAALNKANAAEDFTYISTAGGAFLEWMEGKVLPGVDALDQD from the coding sequence ATGGCCTGGAAAACCCTCGACGACATGGATCTGACCGGCAAAGTGGTTCTGACGCGCGTGGACATCAACGTCCCCGTCGAGAACGGCAAAGTCACCGACACCACCCGGATCGAACGGATCAAGCCGACCATTGACGACATTCTGGAAAAGGGCGGCAAACCGGTGCTGATGGCCCACTTCGGACGCCCAAAAGGCAAAGTGGTCCCGGAGATGAGCCTGTCTCTGATCAAAGACACTGTGGCCGAGGTTCTGGGTGTCCCGGTCCATATCGCATCCGATTGCATCGGCACCCCCGCCAAAGAGGCCGTGGCCGCCCTCGGCGAGGGCGAAATCCTGCTTTTGGAAAACACCCGTTTCCACGAAGGCGAAACCAAGAACGATCCGCAGTTCGCCGCCTCGCTTGCGGCTCTGGGCGATGTTTATGTCAATGACGCCTTTTCTGCCGCGCACCGCGCCCATGGATCTACCGAAGGTGTGGCCAAGCTGCTGCCCGCCTGTGCGGGCCGCCTGATGCAGGCCGAACTGTCGGCGCTGGAAGGTGCGCTGTCCACCCCCGAACGTCCGGTCGTGGCCGTGGTCGGCGGCGCGAAAGTCTCGACCAAGCTCGACCTGCTGGGCAATCTGGTGCGCAAGGTCGATTATCTGGTGATCGGCGGCGGCATGGCCAACACCTTCCTCGCCGCCGAAGGTGTGGATGTCGGCAAATCCCTGTGCGAACATGATCTGGCCGACACCGCCCGCGAAATCGTCAAGAAAGCCGGTGAAGCCGGTTGCGAAATCATCCTGCCCGTCGACGTGGTCGTCGCCCGGGAATTCAAGGCCGGGGCCGACAATGAAATCGTCCCCACAACCGAATGCCCCGCAGATGCGATGATCCTCGACGCGGGTCCCAAATCGGTCGAAAAGATCACCGAGGTTTTCGAAGAGAGCAAAACCCTGATCTGGAACGGGCCGCTGGGCGCCTTTGAGATCGCGCCCTTCGATGCGGCCACCAATGCCGCAGCCCAAAAGGCGGCTGAGCTGAGCAAAGCCGGCACGCTGATTTCCGTCGCAGGCGGCGGCGACACCGTGGCCGCGCTGAACAAGGCAAATGCCGCCGAGGACTTCACCTATATTTCCACCGCCGGGGGCGCATTCCTTGAATGGATGGAGGGCAAGGTGCTGCCCGGCGTAGACGCCCTCGATCAGGACTGA
- the pdhA gene encoding pyruvate dehydrogenase (acetyl-transferring) E1 component subunit alpha has product MATRKTTSKAASKPNVSKDELLAYYKDMLLIRRFEEKAGQLYGMGLIGGFCHLYIGQEAVVVGLEAAAKEGDKRVTSYRDHGHMLACGMDPNGVMAELTGRGDGYSKGKGGSMHMFSKEKHFYGGHGIVGAQVPIGAGLALSDKYKGNDNVTFAYFGDGAANQGQVAETYNMAEIWDLPVVFVIENNQYAMGTSTQRSTKSPSYWARGAAYGIEGEEVDGMDVLAVKEAGERAVAHCRAGKGPYILEVKTYRYRGHSMSDPAKYRTREEVQKMREERDPIEAVRSILLTGNHATEDDLKAIDKDIKSIVNESAEFAKNSPEPAVEELWTDIYADEIPQHNA; this is encoded by the coding sequence ATGGCAACCCGGAAAACCACATCCAAGGCGGCGAGCAAACCCAACGTCTCCAAGGACGAATTGCTCGCCTATTACAAGGATATGCTTCTTATCCGCCGTTTTGAAGAAAAGGCCGGCCAGCTTTACGGCATGGGTCTGATCGGCGGCTTCTGTCACCTCTACATCGGCCAGGAAGCCGTCGTGGTCGGCCTTGAGGCCGCTGCGAAAGAGGGCGACAAACGCGTCACCTCCTATCGTGACCATGGCCATATGCTGGCCTGCGGCATGGACCCGAACGGCGTCATGGCCGAACTCACCGGCCGCGGAGACGGCTATTCCAAAGGTAAAGGCGGATCGATGCACATGTTCTCGAAAGAGAAACATTTCTACGGCGGTCACGGCATCGTCGGTGCGCAGGTGCCGATTGGCGCGGGTCTTGCCCTGTCCGACAAATACAAGGGCAACGACAACGTCACCTTCGCCTATTTCGGCGATGGAGCTGCCAACCAGGGCCAGGTCGCCGAGACCTACAACATGGCGGAAATCTGGGACCTGCCGGTCGTTTTCGTGATTGAAAACAACCAATACGCCATGGGCACCTCGACCCAACGCTCGACCAAATCGCCCTCTTACTGGGCGCGCGGCGCGGCCTATGGCATCGAAGGTGAAGAAGTGGACGGCATGGACGTTCTGGCCGTGAAAGAGGCCGGTGAACGCGCCGTGGCGCATTGCCGTGCGGGAAAAGGCCCCTACATCCTTGAGGTCAAAACCTATCGCTACCGCGGCCACTCCATGTCGGACCCAGCGAAATACCGGACCCGCGAGGAAGTGCAGAAGATGCGCGAAGAACGCGACCCGATCGAGGCCGTGCGCTCGATCCTTCTGACCGGCAACCACGCCACCGAAGACGATCTCAAAGCCATCGACAAAGACATCAAGTCGATCGTGAACGAGAGCGCCGAATTCGCCAAAAACAGCCCCGAACCGGCGGTTGAAGAACTGTGGACCGACATTTACGCGGATGAAATTCCGCAGCACAACGCCTGA
- a CDS encoding septum formation initiator family protein, with protein MAHPRKRPSLAVLLYTGIVVTLGGYFTFASVQGEYGLFRRLQIEGELSELQTVSGQLDAELDVMRNKTKRLSDGYLDLDLLDEQARDVLGYLRTDEVVIR; from the coding sequence ATGGCTCATCCGCGCAAACGCCCGTCGCTGGCGGTGTTGTTATACACCGGCATCGTGGTCACCTTGGGTGGCTATTTCACCTTCGCTTCGGTGCAAGGGGAATACGGATTGTTTCGCCGTCTGCAGATCGAGGGGGAACTCTCGGAACTGCAGACGGTGAGCGGCCAGCTCGACGCAGAGCTGGACGTGATGCGCAACAAGACCAAACGCCTCTCCGACGGCTATCTCGATCTCGATCTTCTGGATGAACAGGCCCGCGACGTTCTGGGCTATCTGCGCACGGACGAAGTGGTCATTCGCTGA
- a CDS encoding pyruvate dehydrogenase complex E1 component subunit beta, with the protein MATELLMPALSPTMEEGTLAKWLVKEGDTVSSGDIIAEIETDKATMEFEAVDEGIVGKILVAEGTENVKVNTAIAILVEEGEDASNLEASAAPAEDTSAPAATEEAAPASTPAKAAAPVEVVSKASPDFPEGTEMKTQTVREALRDAMAEEMRRDGDVFIMGEEVAEYEGAYKITQGMLAEFGSDRVIDTPITEHGFAGIATGAAFGGLKPIVEFMTFNFAMQAIDQIINSAAKTLYMSGGQMGAPMVFRGPNGAAARVGAQHSQDYAAWYAQIPGLKVVMPYSAADYKGLMKTAIRDPNPVIFLENEILYGKSFEVPVLDDFTIPFGKARIWREGSDVTIVSFGIGMTYALEAADKLAEEGISAEVIDLRTLRPIDYDTVLASVMKTNRCVTVEEGFPVGSIGNHISATIMQRAFDYLDAPVINCAGKDVPMPYAANLEKLALVTTDEVVAACKEVTYR; encoded by the coding sequence ATGGCTACTGAACTTTTGATGCCCGCCCTGTCTCCCACGATGGAAGAAGGCACGCTGGCAAAATGGCTCGTCAAAGAAGGCGACACGGTTAGCTCCGGCGACATCATCGCCGAGATTGAGACCGACAAGGCAACAATGGAATTCGAAGCCGTGGACGAAGGCATCGTCGGCAAGATCCTCGTCGCGGAAGGCACCGAGAACGTCAAGGTGAACACGGCGATTGCCATCCTCGTTGAAGAGGGCGAAGACGCTTCCAACCTTGAGGCCTCCGCCGCCCCGGCAGAAGACACCTCCGCCCCCGCCGCGACCGAAGAGGCGGCCCCTGCGTCGACCCCGGCCAAGGCTGCGGCCCCTGTCGAAGTCGTCTCCAAGGCCTCCCCGGATTTCCCGGAAGGCACCGAGATGAAGACCCAGACCGTGCGGGAGGCCCTGCGCGACGCCATGGCCGAAGAGATGCGCCGCGATGGCGACGTCTTCATCATGGGCGAAGAGGTGGCCGAATATGAAGGCGCCTATAAGATCACCCAGGGCATGCTGGCCGAATTCGGATCGGATCGCGTCATCGACACGCCGATCACCGAACACGGCTTTGCTGGCATCGCCACCGGTGCGGCCTTTGGCGGGCTGAAACCGATTGTCGAGTTCATGACCTTCAACTTCGCCATGCAGGCGATTGACCAGATCATCAACTCCGCCGCCAAGACGCTTTACATGTCCGGCGGCCAGATGGGCGCCCCCATGGTGTTCCGCGGCCCGAACGGCGCTGCCGCCCGCGTTGGCGCGCAGCACTCGCAGGATTATGCCGCATGGTATGCGCAAATTCCGGGTCTCAAGGTCGTCATGCCCTATTCGGCTGCTGACTACAAAGGCCTGATGAAAACCGCGATCCGTGACCCCAACCCGGTGATCTTCCTCGAAAACGAGATCCTTTACGGGAAATCCTTTGAGGTGCCCGTGCTGGATGACTTCACCATCCCCTTTGGCAAGGCCCGTATCTGGCGTGAAGGCTCTGACGTGACCATCGTGTCCTTCGGCATCGGCATGACCTATGCTCTGGAAGCCGCCGACAAGCTGGCCGAAGAGGGCATTTCTGCCGAGGTCATCGACCTGCGGACGCTGCGCCCCATCGACTATGACACCGTGCTGGCCTCCGTGATGAAGACCAACCGCTGCGTCACCGTCGAAGAGGGCTTCCCCGTCGGTTCCATCGGCAACCACATCTCCGCCACGATCATGCAGCGCGCCTTTGACTATCTCGACGCGCCGGTGATCAACTGCGCCGGTAAAGATGTGCCCATGCCCTATGCCGCCAACCTCGAAAAACTCGCGCTTGTGACCACCGACGAAGTCGTGGCCGCCTGCAAAGAAGTGACCTATCGCTAA
- a CDS encoding lytic transglycosylase, producing MQTITDRHIKRPRTRLALAALCLCALTACSGRGSIPQNPENACSIIREKPHYYSAMQRSEAKWGVPVNVQMALIYQESTFNATARPPKRYVLLIIPKGRASSARGYAQALDGTWDDYRNGPGRAGASRSNIRDATDFIGWYVSTNNAALGIANSDARNSYLAYHEGRTGYARGSHNGKTWLLNVADGVAARAARYEAQIQYCRR from the coding sequence ATGCAGACGATCACAGACCGCCACATCAAACGCCCAAGAACACGCCTTGCGCTGGCAGCCCTCTGCCTATGCGCCCTCACCGCCTGCAGCGGCCGCGGCTCTATCCCGCAAAACCCGGAAAATGCCTGTTCGATCATTCGCGAGAAACCGCATTATTATTCAGCCATGCAGCGTTCCGAGGCCAAATGGGGCGTGCCGGTCAATGTCCAGATGGCGCTGATCTATCAGGAATCCACCTTCAACGCGACAGCCCGCCCACCCAAACGCTACGTGCTGCTCATCATCCCCAAAGGTCGCGCCAGCTCTGCACGTGGCTATGCCCAGGCACTTGACGGCACATGGGACGATTATCGCAACGGCCCCGGCCGCGCCGGCGCCAGCCGCAGCAACATCCGCGACGCCACCGATTTCATCGGCTGGTATGTCTCGACCAACAACGCGGCTCTGGGGATCGCCAATTCTGATGCCCGCAACAGCTATCTGGCCTATCACGAAGGCCGCACGGGCTACGCCCGCGGGTCGCATAATGGCAAGACGTGGCTGTTGAATGTGGCCGATGGGGTGGCGGCACGGGCGGCGCGTTATGAGGCTCAGATTCAGTATTGTCGCCGGTGA
- a CDS encoding peptidylprolyl isomerase, with protein sequence MAEIKDPENTIIIELEHGKVVIELMPDIAPQHSARMKELARSGAYDGVVFHRVIEGFMAQTGDVKFGNQNQDFELRRAGTGGSDMPNVPAEFSNVPHDRGTIGAARSMDPNSANSQFFINFADNHFLNRQYTVYGRVIEGMEAVDKIVRGEPPMYPDAMISMKVAADV encoded by the coding sequence ATGGCCGAGATCAAAGATCCCGAAAACACAATCATCATCGAGTTGGAACACGGCAAGGTCGTGATCGAGCTGATGCCCGACATCGCGCCGCAGCACAGCGCGCGGATGAAGGAGCTGGCTCGCAGTGGGGCCTATGACGGGGTGGTCTTCCACCGTGTGATCGAGGGCTTCATGGCGCAGACCGGCGATGTGAAGTTCGGCAACCAGAACCAGGATTTCGAACTGCGCCGTGCGGGCACGGGCGGCTCTGACATGCCGAATGTCCCGGCAGAGTTTTCCAATGTGCCGCATGACCGTGGCACCATTGGCGCCGCGCGGTCGATGGACCCGAATTCGGCCAACTCGCAGTTCTTCATCAACTTTGCCGACAACCACTTCCTCAACCGTCAATATACGGTCTATGGCCGTGTGATCGAAGGCATGGAAGCGGTCGACAAGATCGTGCGTGGCGAACCGCCGATGTACCCCGATGCGATGATCTCAATGAAGGTGGCCGCCGATGTTTAA
- the cysE gene encoding serine O-acetyltransferase — protein MAKIRTQLSEFDPVWTQIVSEAREAVEAEPLLGGMVHACILHHETLEAALAYRVAQKLASPEMSEQLIREIADAAYAADPSLAEAARADIAAVYDRDPACHRYIQPLLYFKGFQAIQAHRVSHWLWQEGRRDLAYFFQMRMSEQFSIDIHPACRIGKGIFLDHAHSLVFGETAVVGDNVSILHDVTLGGTGKEDEDRHPKIGNGVLIGAGAKVLGNIKIGYCSRVAAGSVVLADVPPCTTVAGVPAKVVGEAGCSQPSISMNQLIGARPTDDA, from the coding sequence ATGGCCAAAATCCGCACCCAGCTGTCTGAATTCGACCCGGTTTGGACCCAGATCGTTTCCGAGGCCCGTGAGGCTGTCGAGGCTGAGCCTTTGCTGGGCGGGATGGTGCATGCCTGTATCCTGCATCATGAAACGCTTGAGGCGGCGCTGGCCTATCGCGTGGCGCAGAAACTGGCCTCTCCGGAGATGTCAGAACAGTTGATCCGCGAAATTGCCGATGCCGCTTATGCCGCGGATCCGTCGCTGGCCGAGGCGGCGCGTGCGGATATCGCGGCGGTGTATGACCGTGATCCCGCCTGCCATCGTTACATTCAGCCCCTGTTGTATTTCAAGGGCTTCCAGGCGATCCAGGCGCATCGTGTCTCCCATTGGCTCTGGCAGGAAGGCCGTCGCGATCTGGCCTATTTCTTCCAGATGCGCATGTCCGAACAGTTTTCGATCGACATCCATCCGGCCTGCCGGATCGGCAAGGGGATCTTCCTCGATCACGCGCATTCGCTGGTCTTTGGCGAAACCGCCGTGGTGGGGGATAACGTGTCGATCCTGCACGACGTGACGCTCGGGGGCACGGGCAAAGAGGATGAGGACCGTCACCCGAAAATCGGCAATGGCGTGTTGATCGGCGCGGGCGCCAAGGTGCTGGGCAATATCAAGATCGGCTATTGTTCCCGCGTGGCGGCAGGGTCCGTGGTTTTGGCCGATGTGCCGCCCTGCACGACCGTTGCCGGCGTGCCCGCCAAGGTCGTGGGCGAGGCTGGCTGTTCGCAACCTTCGATTTCCATGAATCAGTTGATCGGGGCGCGTCCCACGGATGACGCCTGA